The genomic segment AATGCCAACATGCTAACAAATGTCTGTATGCTAAAATATTGCAAGATGGCATCCTTAGTACAGAAGGCGCTAAGGCACATCCATATGGATTTTACATTATGCTCTTCTTTCAGATACCATTTCAAATgcaaattaagaaaataaaataaatgcttgtttGCTTGTGTGTCACAAATTCATTATTAGATTTTAATAGTGATCTATCATACTTTCAAATGGACATTAACATGATGACCTagttacctttttaaaaaaatatatacaaatgtttttcagaCAAAGCGATGGAATTCCAGCCCAATCCCTCCTCTTTGCTAAATATCCTGCGTCATGAGGACGTGTGCATCTGCAGCCAATCAAATGCAACTCCACGCTCTCAATCTTATGCCATGTTTGTGAGTTTGTGGACTCTGGATgagtctttattattattattctcattATGTTTATAATACTaattatagtaataataatatcattTTAAGTTGTGCGTGATCCTTACAGTTTCATGTTCTTAGTCACTGTAATGTAATTTCATAGATTTGTTCCTAAATGCCTTATACAGCACGTCACACATCatataattgctgaaaacgtgaaaAGACTGAGAGCTACGTAGTGCTGAATAGTGGAGATATAGCGTTAGATTGTTTTTTACTATTTCCGTGTTctggatttattttctttttccaggggtagctttatttcatttatttatttatttatttaaaaaaaaaagaaaactgtccTGTTTAGCTGCATGGCCTTTCAGGTTTGTAGATCTGTATGCGTTTTGTGCTGAATGGACATGCAACAAATAACCGATAGAACAAGAGGAGagaaaaggacaggacaggatgtgggaaatgagcaaggcagtgctactgatgagtggtgtggtggaATGCTTTTGTAGTGTcgaaacacctgtaagaacctgtgagttgatatcttattataacctgtgttattatgaATGGTCCTATATTGAGTAATTAAAGCCTGTAGggtgtctatggaacttattagtgaatgaacaccatattcacatgcatgttagtcaactggtgcatggagttgctgagccggcacattgagcaAGGGTGGGTCCGGTCCCCTCCACCCACAAGGAGCGGGCCAAACCAGCGAGTCCAGTCGCTGCCGAGTCCAGTCGCCAGGACCCAGGGCCGTCCCCAAGCCCAACCGAAGCACctcgaccagtcccaaagggagggacATGGGTACCGGACCACCGCCCCCACGCTTAGTACCCCCCGGCCTGCGCGCCCCACCCCCACCAGCCCCGGAGAGTATGCCACCTGAAAAAGGTCACGGCCCACCAAAAGCAAGCTCATGTTAAGCACCCATCGCAAGCAATGACAGGTGAGGGCGccaggagaggggagaggaaggcggggacccaatgggggcaggggggggggggggggggggggcccacaggccccaggagtcaagccaagagaaatgtgaatacccaccacccactctattactatggttactaggctttacacgatcaggattttgggggccgatcagcgagtttaaaaaacccataaccgatccgatcacatgatggaggaatgtgtctatttaaatgatcagttcatttactgtatatacttatgtacttaattgctcaaaaaattatattgttcctctatttgtgccagtgaggcacagtgacagagagagcaaatgaatggtcttctattagatggcaggaagtaaatacagtaattaatgtatccactttttgtgacatttttgtttgttggtgtgccgtgagatttttcaattgtaaaatatgtgccttggctccataaacgttggaaatcactgctctcgtcagatcgtgtattctaatcagtcaggtcaagtcaacattacaacatgacagaaacaatgggtgctaacttactgtaattaaatgactttattttgaattaaattacttcacccacaccgaatcttgagagcatgattcgacagaacggcggcatgtttacgtacaaccgttcgtggtaccactagcttgctaggctacataacctttttgttgcctgcttgcgagccgtatcgtattaaaagtacgggaacatacctcaagcaagccttaaacgaagggcattacgtgttgtctgtcccacaccgccgacattttttttgttttgaatactttattggccgtcagatatttacaggactacgtcaaaagacacgcgacaaggctaaaaataaactagcttttggattcaaatatactgtgcacaatggcgatgcggagtaaatgtcttttgcggagccgatcaatggcgtcattgatcggatcggcgaattatgacattaaagccaatcagcataaaatgttaattatcggccgataaaatcggtgtaaagtctaatggttaccaggtccctgactggcaaccattatccctgtaccgtgattgtgtgtggtggggtgttgtttattatgatgggggagactggtgggggtgaggcgagatgGTCACGGGGCAATGATGATCCACAACCGTCACCcccaaccagctccccaaaggatgtgcgaatgtactgtatgtggtgcattaaaaaatcAGTGGAGGAATGGCATGGTGGGGCGTCGCTTAAACAGCTGCTCTGTGATGTAGTTTGGGCAAGTCCCCCCTCTTATAACTTATCTGACTACTGAATATTGTCAAAAGTATCTgataaactgaaaaaatatgtttgctATGCTTTTACATAGCCTATCTTTAAGTGGCTAACGTTAGGTTACAGTATACTGGACTACATATTGTTAACTTATAACTGAGAGGAAATAACAAATATTCTGCTGCAGACTGAGAGGTATAAGGCTGATTCTCTGACAGGTCAGCGTCTTCTGAGTCGCAGTTGGATTCTGGTTCTGGTGGCTCAAGCGTAGGAATATGTAGGCGTAAGGAAGTTGCTCGACCAAGTAGGATCCATTTTTCAGGTTGTAGTGCTATTTGATTGACGTTTGAGGGGGTCGGATTCAGCACCTTCAGCGAACAGACACAGCGTTTGAGAGCAGAGGCAATGGGTTGATTCTTCCCTATTTTAAAGCctcattttaaattcattttatcattcaaatttggcagggttgctGTAAACTCTCTTCTGTGTggcgtgtcaaatttagaagacatttatttttgctttacatGCACTTTTAAGTTAACCtggaataatttatttttgcagccACAACGAGTGTCTGTTGCAAAGACCCTTCAAAAAGCTGCCGCCAGCCAGAGTGACGGGGTGAAGGCTGCAGGTCCCATGCGTGCCTCAGCTCAAAAACCATCTttcagagatgttttttttgacacagTAGGTACAGATGTTTATTTGCAATGCTATTCATTCTGTGCATTTTACTTCCTTCCCTTTTTCCCCTTTTTATTGCCATGCAGCCACAGAGACTTCCAATTAAAAAGAGTCCGGCAGCTTCAGGTAAGATGTAATATAATTCAGTGAAAACATTCGTCAATGCTACGTGTTGCAAACCTGTAAACCCGCCGTTTGTGACAGATTTGTTGAGAGTTGGGCTTGCCCTGTCAACCTACTGTCACTCTCGCCCCAGCTAAATGGAAATTCTGACAATGCTAAAAGATAGCATTCTAAAAAGCCGCATGCATCCATGTCAATTTGGCAGCATTTCATGAATGAATGCAAACACGCTAAAATCTGTATGTTAACCTATTGCAAGATGGCCACCTGAGGACAGGAGGCGTTGAGGCACATCTGTATCGATTTTACACCATTGCTTTTAGTCAGATATTATTTCAAATATCtgggaaagaaaaatgaataaagtaCCTAAAGGTAGGATAAGGGAGGTCTTAGTGAAAGGtcaatttcaattaaaataatttcttgtTTGCTTCTGACAGTACATATACATTTTCTGATTTGTATTGTGCTCCATGGTGCTTTCAAATGGATATTGACATGACCtaattacctttttttaaaaaaaataaaaacaattctgacaaagatgcagagttccAGACCGATCCCTCCTCTTTGCTAAGTATACTGCACAATAGGGGCGTGTGCATCTCCAGCCAATCAACTGCAACTCCACGATCTCAATCTTATGCCATGTTTGTGAGTTTGTTGACTCTGGatgagtttttattattatgattcatattgtttgtttatataattataatagtTGTGTATGATCCTTTACAGTTTCATGTATTTAAGTTACCTtgtaataatgtattatttctgCAGCCACAACGAGTGTCTGTTGCAAAGAGTCATCAAAAAGCTGCTGCCAGCCAGAACAAGGGGGTGAAGGGTACAGGCCCCGTGCGTGTCACACCTCAAAAACCATTTGGCAGAGGCACTGTTTTTGGCACAGTATGTACAGACATCTACTTCCACCTGACAGCgacaatatgtaaaatatgactACATACTGCCACTTATcagtatagtacattcctttcCACACCGGctatgcagtgaatttggtctccacttctgtctctgacgtcacaccaagatatggggggtggggtgttgtccattttggtgatgaaaaagGGGTGTTCCAAATGCAATTAGAAAATtaacaattgctccaaaatggttTGATGTTATTGGAAATGAGTTTtagttttcagttttattttcttgagcgaaaaatacataaaatcaacttgttagtgaaatatgggCCAATAAGACCTCATACGTCCTTTGTCACAAAACTGCGAGCAATTGTCACCTAAatttacaaccctaattccaattaagttgggatgttgtgttaaacatacacaaaaacaggatacaatgatttgcaaatcatgttcaacctatatttaattgaatacattacaaagacaatatatttaatcttctaactgataaacttgattgttttgagcaagtaatcattaacatagaattttatggttgcaacacattccaaaaaagctgggtcaGGGTCATGTTTGGAGGGAGTGTTTccccactgtgttacatcaccttttcttttagcaacattcaataagcgtttgggaactgaggacacgaattgttgaagctttgtaggtagaattctttcccattcttgcttgatgtacagcttcagctattcaacagtccggggtctccgttgtcgtattttaggcttcataatgcgccacacattttcaatgggcgacaggtctggactgcaggcaggccagtctagtacccgcactcttttactacgaagccactctgttgtaacacgtgcagaatgtggtttggcattgtcttgctgaaataagcaccaTGAAAAGGACGTTGCTCGGATGGCttcatatgtttctccaaatcctgtatgtacctttcatcattaatggtgccttcacagatgtgtaagttacccatgccattggcactaacgcagccccataccatcacagatgctcgcatttgaactttgggtccataacagtccggatggttttttgctctttggcccggaggacatgacgtccgcaatttccaaaaaagatttgaaatgtgaacttgtcggaccacagaacacttttctattTTGCATCAGTCCGTCTTTGATGAGcgtggcccagagaagccggcaacgtttctgggtgttgttgataaatggcttttgctttgcataggagagtttcaagttgcacttacggatgtagcgccgaactgtatttactgacattggttttctgaagtgttcctgagaaccatgtggtgatatcctttacacgttgatgtcggtttttgatgcagtgccgcctgagggatcgaaggtcacgggcattcaatgttggttttcggccttgccgcttacatgcagggatttctccagagtctctgaaccttttgatcaTATTATGGACCGAAGTCGATGaagtccctaaattccttgcaattgtacgttgaggaacattgtccgtaaaaactgttcgactgttttctcaagcacttgttcacaaagaggtgaacctcgccccatctttgcatgtgaatgactgagcaattcagggaagctccttttatacccaatcctggcgcccacctgttcccaattagcctgttcacctgtgggatgttccaaacaggtgtttgatgagcattcctcaactttctcagtcttttttgccacctgtaccatcttttttggaacgtgtttcagccataaaattcaaagttaataattatttgctaaaaacaataaagtttatcagtttgaacattgaatacactacaaaaacaagatatttagttaaatataggttgaacatgtattctgtttaacacaatgtcccaacttcattggaattggggttgtatatggaCATCTATCCATGCCCACTTCAATCTCTAAAACTATTAGAACGATTGCCCcaatatttgggattttatCGAGGTTAAGAGTTTTCGTTTTActgtggaacctcaatttacgGACTAATAAAGGGGGTGGGGGTCGTGCGTTAAATCGGattgtccgttaaattgaagAAGAAGTTGTAGGACAATATTTCAATACCAAAATAATATTGTGACTTGTAAATTCAGaacttttgtattttgtaatgttttagtTTGTCAGTGTGGCCCTAAAATCTTCATACCAACAATgaaatcattttgaattttcaCAAAGGTTAATTCATGACCATACTGCAAATCATCTCTCTGAAAATTCGACCTACTAAGAATTGTAACTCTGATGTCTTGTGGTGGCAGCAAGTTGTCCAGACGTTATTTGTTGACCAGGAGGATGGACAGTGCCCTGACAACAGGGAAAAGAAGCTCCCAGTTCTTCAAGCCTTACCTGTAAGAAGCGAGGTCCAACCTAAAACCACAGTGCAACTTCTCATTGATGAAATGAATCTTTCTTATCTCTTATAGATTAAAAGCCACTGTGAAGACAAAGGAAAGATGAGCGACATCCAGGGCAATCAAGAGGCGCGGATGATTGAGGAAGCACAGCAGTCCATCCCAACCCTGCAAAGAGagtctgtcatttttttttccacaggcaAGAAACAGTTACATTTTGAGAAGCATGAAAGCTTGACCTGTCAGGAGGGACCCAGCCAGGATCTGTCAGACGTGGAAGACGTTTGTGAGCTTGTTAGTTGCATCAAGCCAGCCCGCCACAGTCTGCAAGGAGGTAACACAACGGCAACGCATCCATCTGTGCTCATCGGAGCTGAGATACACTTCTAAAGTGGGACTTCTCTTTTCCAGACCAGAAGGCCTTTGTGACCAACACTGCACTTGCGTTGCTGCCCAAGCGTCTTTTACCCCTGGAGGACCTACGTTTGGACCACGAGATTGCTTTCTATACCTCCCATTCTATTGCAGATGCTCCCAGGTTCCTACCCTCTCAACCCCGCTGTAGAGACCCGGTGGCGTCCTTGCGCCACTTTGAAGAGTCCACTGTGAGTGCAAACAGTTGAATATGAGCAAAAACCTACAGTGGGACCTCAAAGCTGAACCACAGGTTGTTCTGGTCAAATTTCCATTTGGTTCTCTGAAACAAGATTTCTCATTGAGATTAATTTGGTGTAATTAGCTTTAATTCACTAACCCCGCccctctcaattttttttttaacagtacagGCTAGGTTTGAAGTAACATGGATCCTAATTGTTATAAGTACAGGTGCAGCCTCATAAATTTTAATATAGTGGaaagctttatttatttcagtttgtATATTATATCAAATGACTAcacattgaatgtttttttataaatcattttGATTACAATTATAATTTACAACTAATGAAAACCCAACATAGAAATTGGGCAGGAATTTCTGGAAAGTATTTCATGTGTATAATGAATCTACATAAtgtacaagtttcacttttaaaGTGAGCAACTTCTATAAATGAACCTTCTCATGGCATGACTTGAGATTCACCTGTGTACGCAGAAGTTAACAACTCATATtaacttgttaaaaaaaatacaatagtcTTAAACTTCCATGATGAATGTGGGGTTATACATATATAATGAAATCAACTGCTAATGTCATGTAACATATTAAAACAGGACATTCTACCTTTCCATCAGTAGTGACAAGTTAACGTAGCAGTCTACGGCTTCACTCGGTGCGCCTTGTCAAACCTCACCAATGGACTAAGTCATTGAAGATCAAAATCAAAGCCAAGTCCTTTGTTGGCAAAAAAGCTCAGTCCTGTCAAGCCAACAGCAATTATACACAAAGTctacaattaataaaaatagtACAGTGTGTTGAACATTGCTGAACAGGAGCAACACACAGTCATCCATGACTGCTGCATCTCCAACTACCATCCTTCCAGAATAAGTATCACAAaaaggccaaagaaaaagcaaaacccaCACTGGCTGAAAGGAGGTCTTGTTAGGTCTGATGATTTCACATGATAATGATTCCAACTCCACAACCTGTTTGAACTTTGAGGCATAGTTTTCATAAAACTTTTTGTCCAACTCCAAATATTACAACTGTTGGGTGTTCCAActtcaaggtgccactgtacatATTCCCGTGGGGGTTGTCACACAAGTttgtacacttttgttttttgtttttttcttccagattttttttccactgaactTGGATGCTTCCTCTCTGTGCTCCTCTCCACCTCAAGAGAACGAATTAAGTGATGTGGCTTTTTCTTGAAGCACTAATACAGATCCCTCGAATGTTGCGGGCACTGTGCAAACATTGGTACTTGAGCtcctctcatttaaaaaaagtattgttgtgATAATGAACTAAATAAAGATCTGTGTTGTAGTCGCAGTACAGAATTGATAGCACTGGCTCTGAATGAGGTTTGCTTGTTTCATTCCAATTTTCTCCaaccctccaaaaaaaacacactgtgtAAATGACTGCGCTCTAATGTGCTTGTGCTCAGGCGAACACCTACTAAGAGGGTGTTTTCTCATTCTGTTGTCCTTTTGTGGACTAgcactttttgacaaattatttgtttcaaatttttttttttaatctagcttttggaaataaatgtttttatgtacaGTTTGTGGCCTGGCCACTGTTCTGTTTTGGAGTCTTTATTTCACTTAAAAATAGTAGGTATCCCGTTAACCCCTTTCTTTTCCCTGTGCACAAAGACGGTAAAGGCTTGGATGGTGCAGAGAACCCCATTAAAACACTTTTGGGGTGAAATACCAACAGAGTCCCTTTAACATTTTTCCCATCGCTGTTCAGTATGAAACGCAAAGGTCGGGACCAACTTCGTTCGAtcatttttctttcatgttGGTGAAATCAGctgctgtccaaatacttttgtatCAATGAGGATCACGTGCTTTGTTTTGCCATGTCTAGCGCAGGTGGTTGGATGTATATTTAGTTCCCTGAGTGCTGGTGGAGGATGCCAGTGGGAGTAGACTCAGGACACCAGTGGACTATAAAGCCTGTTCGCTTCCAGGAGTAGAGCAGTCGCTCTCgatctctttcttctttccctTTCATCATAGCCCTCGCTGCTTACTCGAGAAACATGTCAAAGAACCTACACTCGATCACGGACCCCACAAAGATGGGGCTGGGATGCTCTATTGCCGTGCTGACATCTGGAGGCGACGCTCAAGGTAAGATTGTATCATCTGCAACTTGCAGTCTCCTGATGTTTCCTGATTGTTAGTGCGTCTGTGAAGTGAACCCAGCTGGATAATTACTGTGCATGACATTTATCtgtgttcatttgtatttaacacaACACTCAAAGTGTTGCGTTTtgtgtgatgtttgcagattaaaaatGGATGCGATGCACTTGCGTGTGCTCTCTCTGTTAATTTAGATGTGACAAATTAGGCTCCAAATATGCAGCAGTCTTTCTCTTTCAACTGCAATTGGGAGGCGCAAACCTCTGCATGCTCCCTCTCGCCCAAGTAGTGAAGTCATCAATTCATCTCATATTCTAACATGATGCTTATTCCAAGCTTTTGTGCATTCCTTTCATTTGCGTCTTTGGGGCTAATTTTAGTGGCGGTGACCTTGTTCTGGCACAGTGGGGAAACACTCCCTCCTTCTTACCCCTGAGCCCACCATCGACAGCAGCTGTTCAGTGAAACAAGAGCTGCAGCCTGCCAACTTGTCACAACTCATACACACACTGTGGCATTTGGTGGTCTGGTGTATCCAGGTGCGAAACATACGGAGTGCCATTAACGCGCCTCCTGTCCTTTTCTCTGTGCCTATTTTGGCCGAGTCTGCTGTCAGTGTAATGAAAGGTCAGATTTCCTTTCATGGTTTGAGATGATTAGTTGCGTGCATGGTATTTACGCAGCCCTACTCCCCTTTGATACTTTTATACTGGCAAAAGcaggtaaataaaataatactggTTACTGGAAAGTGGAACCTCCTAAAGTTGAACAATTCTATATTAATCTGACACATACATTTTACCAAGCACAGGCTCATGTACAGTGGggatggaaagtattcagacccccttaaatttgctctttttttatattgcagccattttctaaaatcattaattttttttccacattaatgtacacacagcacccaatattgacagaaacaaaacagaattgttgaaatttttgcagatttattcaggaaaaactgaaatatcactcagccataagtattcagacccttatctcagtatttagtagaagcacccttttgagctaatacagccatgagtctttttgggaatgatacaacaagtttttcacacgtggatttggggatcctctgccatttctgtcaggttggatggtgaacattggtgggcagccattttcaagtctttccagagatgctttattgggtttaagtcagggctctgtctgggcctttcaaaaacagtcacggagttgttctggagccactccttcggtattttagctgtgtgcttagggtcattttttgaaggtgaaccttcggcccagtctgaggttctgagcactctggagaaggttttcgtccaggatatccctgtacttggccgcattcatcttttcttcgattgcaaccagtctccctgtccctgcagctgaaaaacacccccgcagcatgatgctgtcatcaccatgcttcactgttgggactgtattggacaggtgatgagcagtacttgtttttctccacacatgccacttagaattaaggccagcaatttctatcttggtctcatcagaccaaagaatcttatttctcaccatatcggagtccttcaggtgtttttttttttttgttttgtttgtttttttttgggtttttttaaagcaaactccatgcaggctttcatgtgtcttgcactgaggagaggcttccgtcgggccactgtgccataaagctccgactggtggagggctgcagtgatggttgactttctagaactttctcctatctctcgactgcatctctggagctcagccacaatgatctttgggttcttctttacctctctcaccaaagctcttTTCCCCCGAttcctcagtttggccggacggccagctctaggaagggttctgatcgtcccaaacgtcttccatttcaggattatggaggcggctgtgctcttagaaaccttaagtggagcagaattttttttcgtaaccttggccagatctgtgccttgctacaattctgtctctgagctcttcaggcagttccttttgacctcatgattctcatttgctctgacatgcactgtgagctgtaaggtcttatatagacaaggGTAtggttttcctaatcaagtccaattagtataatcaaacacagctggattccaataaaggtgtagaacaatcttaaggatgatcagaagaaatggacaatcaagttaaatatgagtgtcacagcaaagggtctgaatacttaaggctgtgtgatatttcagtttttcttttttttaataaatcagcaaacatttctacaattagtttttttctgtcaatatggggtgctgtgtttacattaatgaggaaaaaaataacttgtatAACTAACTTGTATAACTAAACtaataactaaaaataataaatgattttaacaaatggctgcattataacaaagtgtgaaaaatttaagggggtctgaaaactttccgtacccactgtaaatggtATGTACTGTTGCATATAGCAAAATGTCTCTAAGAAGTCTCCATTGTCTCCACTTTTTACTACTATCGCTACCACCCCAAGTTTTCACTTGCATGTCAAAGTAAATCCAGGCGAGTCTCGTTCGTCAATGTTTGCTAGCGTTAGCTTTTTCTGAATGTTCAATATGGTGtgtgtgaattttattttattattattattatcttgcaCTTGCCATTCTTTGATTTGGAAAATCTGACCCGTTGCTGGGCAATGAAAAAGCTATTTCTTACCTCTACTTTAAATGATCTAACCGTAAATTTAAGATAATTTTACTACCAGTGGGGTGAAAAATGGCAGGATTCATGTGGTGTGCACCCTATAAGGAACTCTACTAACGCCAtcgggccatattctcccatgcACTTGAGTCAGACAAGCTAAATGGATTATCCCGTCCACTTAAGTCTGTAATTTAAACACCTTTTCAGATACACACACTGGATGGAGAACCCTAACACATGGGCGTACTCTGTCAAATCTGGTCGTCCGCGCATTCTCCCATTGATTTGCGCACATTTCCTTTAATGCGCTCCAGAGGCTGGAATAAGTCTCGCACCCCGGGAAAGTGAACACTCATATTGTACTTGAACTTTTACAATATGCGCCACCACAAGTTGTAAGAAATTTCTAAAAGGCGATCAGATGTATGTAGAGAGGCTGAAAAAAGTTTTATTGAGCTTATCGAAGAGCTGCAATAGTCTCCTATACAGCATTTTAGCAGTGATATTTATTGGCGGAGAAATCTGTGCTAGCGGACTTTGTTAGTGTCTGA from the Phycodurus eques isolate BA_2022a chromosome 1, UOR_Pequ_1.1, whole genome shotgun sequence genome contains:
- the troap gene encoding uncharacterized protein troap isoform X4 codes for the protein MEIFSEIQTSVLFSIVKKLSIALDLLRQEITELRKSLEFTQQQPQRVSVVKSHQKTPASVKKGGGLCMPHVCQISKLMTFIDTPQRVPTNKSVAALDKAMEFQPNPSSLLNILRHEDVCICSQSNATPRSQSYAMFPQRVSVAKTLQKAAASQSDGVKAAGPMRASAQKPSFRDVFFDTPQRLPIKKSPAASDAEFQTDPSSLLSILHNRGVCISSQSTATPRSQSYAMFPQRVSVAKSHQKAAASQNKGVKGTGPVRVTPQKPFGRGTVFGTQVVQTLFVDQEDGQCPDNREKKLPVLQALPIKSHCEDKGKMSDIQGNQEARMIEEAQQSIPTLQRESVIFFSTGKKQLHFEKHESLTCQEGPSQDLSDVEDVCELVSCIKPARHSLQGDQKAFVTNTALALLPKRLLPLEDLRLDHEIAFYTSHSIADAPRFLPSQPRCRDPVASLRHFEESTIFFPLNLDASSLCSSPPQENELSDVAFS
- the troap gene encoding uncharacterized protein troap isoform X1, which encodes MDGSPVLRVQRQDEISAYLRRVNNEKNRITPVPKNSKPVPVPAPKFPTRDSEDQDPGRKPPVRPSRIPVLVKSLRHSTAFHAAQWEQRLLAGKAKKAKSCTRSTPFNMSRHKSLTIDVTSQPKSGAHSVQSENNFCIKTPKAKENPLKCPAVLKSTVAAAKENCRSHGMDPGPFETLKTENVTHQKSSSSSSSSVCLDKMTHLSLKDPIDISNPSGNAQDNLSSDPCDAAEAFQPNQAALLSVLCNEGVRIFSEPFATPHSKSDAMFPQRVSVVKSHQKTPASVKKGGGLCMPHVCQISKLMTFIDTPQRVPTNKSVAALDKAMEFQPNPSSLLNILRHEDVCICSQSNATPRSQSYAMFPQRVSVAKTLQKAAASQSDGVKAAGPMRASAQKPSFRDVFFDTPQRLPIKKSPAASDAEFQTDPSSLLSILHNRGVCISSQSTATPRSQSYAMFPQRVSVAKSHQKAAASQNKGVKGTGPVRVTPQKPFGRGTVFGTQVVQTLFVDQEDGQCPDNREKKLPVLQALPIKSHCEDKGKMSDIQGNQEARMIEEAQQSIPTLQRESVIFFSTGKKQLHFEKHESLTCQEGPSQDLSDVEDVCELVSCIKPARHSLQGDQKAFVTNTALALLPKRLLPLEDLRLDHEIAFYTSHSIADAPRFLPSQPRCRDPVASLRHFEESTIFFPLNLDASSLCSSPPQENELSDVAFS
- the troap gene encoding uncharacterized protein troap isoform X2, coding for MDGSPVLRVQRQDEISAYLRRVNNEKNRITPVPKNSKPVPVPAPKFPTRDSEDQDPGRKPPVRPSRIPVLVKSLRHSTAFHAAQWEQRLLAGKAKKAKSCTRSTPFNMSRHKSLTIDVTSQPKSGAHSVQSENNFCIKTPKAKENPLKCPAVLKSTVAAAKENCRSHGMDPGPFETLKTENVTHQKSSSSSSSSVCLDKMTHLSLKDPIDISNPSGNAQDNLSSDPCDAAEAFQPNQAALLSVLCNEGVRIFSEPFATPHSKSDAMFPQRVSVVKSHQKTPASVKKGGGLCMPHVCQISKLMTFIDTPQRVPTNKSVAALDKAMEFQPNPSSLLNILRHEDVCICSQSNATPRSQSYAMFPQRVSVAKTLQKAAASQSDGVKAAGPMRASAQKPSFRDVFFDTPQRLPIKKSPAASEFQTDPSSLLSILHNRGVCISSQSTATPRSQSYAMFPQRVSVAKSHQKAAASQNKGVKGTGPVRVTPQKPFGRGTVFGTQVVQTLFVDQEDGQCPDNREKKLPVLQALPIKSHCEDKGKMSDIQGNQEARMIEEAQQSIPTLQRESVIFFSTGKKQLHFEKHESLTCQEGPSQDLSDVEDVCELVSCIKPARHSLQGDQKAFVTNTALALLPKRLLPLEDLRLDHEIAFYTSHSIADAPRFLPSQPRCRDPVASLRHFEESTIFFPLNLDASSLCSSPPQENELSDVAFS
- the troap gene encoding uncharacterized protein troap isoform X3, translating into MDGSPVLRVQRQDEISAYLRRVNNEKNRITPVPKNSKPVPVPAPKFPTRDSEDQDPGRKPPVRPSRIPVLVKSLRHSTAFHAAQWEQRLLAGKAKKAKSCTRSTPFNMSRHKSLTIDVTSQPKSGAHSVQSENNFCIKTPKAKENPLKCPAVLKSTVAAAKENCRSHGMDPGPFETLKTENVTHQKSSSSSSSSVCLDKMTHLSLKDPIDISNPSGNAQDNLSSDPCATTSVCCKESSKNSCQCEEGGGTLHAPCVPDLKTHDFYRHDKAMEFQPNPSSLLNILRHEDVCICSQSNATPRSQSYAMFPQRVSVAKTLQKAAASQSDGVKAAGPMRASAQKPSFRDVFFDTPQRLPIKKSPAASDAEFQTDPSSLLSILHNRGVCISSQSTATPRSQSYAMFPQRVSVAKSHQKAAASQNKGVKGTGPVRVTPQKPFGRGTVFGTQVVQTLFVDQEDGQCPDNREKKLPVLQALPIKSHCEDKGKMSDIQGNQEARMIEEAQQSIPTLQRESVIFFSTGKKQLHFEKHESLTCQEGPSQDLSDVEDVCELVSCIKPARHSLQGDQKAFVTNTALALLPKRLLPLEDLRLDHEIAFYTSHSIADAPRFLPSQPRCRDPVASLRHFEESTIFFPLNLDASSLCSSPPQENELSDVAFS